CAGCAGAATTTCTCTTACTAGGTTTCAACACCAATACAAGCACTAAGCTTGATCACTCACTGGTTAGTCTTGTCCCCggaggcgcgtagccagggggggggggtggtgggggcggtcgccccccccaaaacgtccccaaaaagaaaaaaaaagaagggaaaaaagaggggagaaaaggaaaagggaagggaggaaagggaagaaaggtagctttgtgttttttttttctttaatttttttttctcaaaagagaaactccttctctcttgctctaaatttatatatgaattttgcttccgcgcggcgcgcggttaaatgataatattgaagttctccattgtttcccccaccctttctctaaccctgtttttccacctcagctatatgtgtttcttgccagttaaagttcaaatgtatacattagggcatataattagagtaaggttaggccgaagtatatgaagttatcttttttttaattgattgcgCAACTTCTGGACGGGTCGGCCCtaggcgggtaaaatctttatatcaatttctgccgtcacctccataaagtcaacttctcctgcttttcagctcattactaaacaaccataatttgggggcaaacaggttcctaatttgaaaagaggaaggtataaaattcgtgtcgtattagataataaagtacaatatttattatcaaattctattaaacttcatgtcatttccctgcacattcatctcctgtcctgttttgcgcactcagtttgaaattttgaatgacacttagggttctttataattcaaaatgaagcgcttcaggataagtcaaagaaattaggcatccttttttatataatttcaatgaatcacagaagtttcaactttttgcgcactattttccttgtaatgaagttcaataatcttagaaaatcaatcgAATTAGacccgatggggtattagagatatgatgaaacgtccgccctttgaaacttcagagtttcattgctctgcgcggggaggaatatcttcctcccggcatatacacttcttctcctctgttttgcgagttatgcactgtcgctaaattgtttgtaatcaaatctgatctttccaagggaagtattcaatatatctttgaaaatACCCTTTTATCGGGACTCAtggcagaaaaaaattgaaaaaacgctttagcttccgcgtgAAGCgtggttattattttttaatttcctccattttattcCCTTTTTATGCGTTcgctcacaatcacttttgaaaacaaggttcatgaaaaaaaggttaaaaatcacaatattgtcaactgaattggaggtgatataggtactagtgacaagagagacggctccttttcattttgatttatgaaacaccaaaagcttcgcgcttcgcgcgggagggggaaactccccctccctgcatccaccccctagggagcgcgcttcgcgcgctctgtaagtgttggcacgcttcgcgtgcgaTTACCGCcgcctccaaaatgaaatcctggctacgcggttgcgggggggggggggcacttccattgacgagtggataccatgcgcgaccatggggtctcgaaaagcaccctaaacagaTATTTCCCAtatactgaaaatgcaccccttaacaagtattggcgtgggggcgtgtgaaaccatacccttaacaattaagtattggaaacaaaacgatacccttagcaagtattccctgaaataaacccttaaacaagtacaggaatatttcattgttatgccacgggtccttcggtcgttggttttaccttaatttacacatcatttggtttagtacgaccccaccttccacacctcgtgtaaatcggactctaaacacgtagtgttggggcaaaaaggacatccgttataaaacattttaattttgttttatcatccccgcaaatttgaccctaaactcGTAACTTttctagcgaaatagatacccttttttcattattttggtgtttttgacacccttatcacgttacgtacgtaacgtgccctatcttgaaaaagacatcccttttacgtgttttttggtcgcgcatggtatccactcgtcaatgtaagtggccccccggggtcTTGTCAGGACTTGGAGGCTACACTAAAACAAGTACGACCTTCTTCCAATAATCATGATATTCAATGTTCTCTATTAACAGAATACAGAGAGGCATTCGCCATCTTTGACAAGAACGGCGACGGTATCATCACAACCAAGGAACTGGGAgaagtgatgacgtcatttggGGAATTCCCGAATGAAGGGGAGCTGAGAGAAATGGTTAACGAGATCGACGTTGATGGTATCATACAATATTGTATACCATGTTTAGTATACTTATTTCCAAATATTCCGTCAAACTCTATACGATGAACATTAATTGTGGGTTCACTTGATAGTTACCAACGTGAGTTATAAAAAGTAAGCCTCTAATGTTTATAAATTTTCTTTCATCCACTTTGTTTCTATGACCTTTCGGATAaaacaaactgaaataaaaCGCCCGACAAACCAtgtcatgaaacgctcccttgTTGAATGCCATTATATATCCTACTACCGAGACTATCCTTAAACCAAGAGGCTGAACTTGCTGGCGTAATTCCTCCGTTCAAAATTTTATGGCAAACCATTTCCATCGCTTTCATTATCGGTTCCATATATCACAGAGTTCGAACAAGCATTCTTGTAATGATTAATGACAATTTGCAAtccaattctcttttttttttcgataaaGGAAACGGTGAGATCGATTTTGCCGACTTTCTTTCCTTGATGGCCCGACCTATCACCGATGTACACACGGAACAAGAAATCAAAGAGGCTTTTAGAGAATTTGATAAGGACGGTGATGGATTTATAAGGTAAGGTCAATGTCTCATCTGTACACTTCCAACCCATGATTCTTCGTGTCTACCAGCAGTTGGCTTACTTCCCAAATCGTCTTATACCATGTTTACCGCATGGGCTAAATCACCTTGGTCTACTACCAATGTTAAGATTGAAACATTTGAAAGATTTGAACGAAGAGATACATAATTTCGTTATTTTATGTTACTgttacattattttcaatttgccCCTACTGTCTCAGATATGCGACCGTGTCCTGGGCTCTCTTTCTTATGTCTAATTCAATGTATAAAATGTatctgtaggcctactgttaaTTTCAACGTTTCCTTTATTGCATTTCGTTCAATAAAGTAACGCAAAACAACCGTTGATCGTGCTAAATCATGTAAACCTATCCTATAATTTACAATCTGATACATAACTTAAAAAAGGAACCTAAGGTTATTCATTAACATATGCTTGTACACTGTCTCTGCATTACGCAAGTGTTACAGATTTCCGTAACGTGATGACGACGGTCGCCGATACCCTGACTGAAGAAGAGCTCGAGGAGATGATTGAGGAGGCTGACGCTCACGGCCAAGGTCAGATCAACTACGAAGGTAAGACATTCATTGAGATATTTCGATATCT
This Lytechinus pictus isolate F3 Inbred chromosome 9, Lp3.0, whole genome shotgun sequence DNA region includes the following protein-coding sequences:
- the LOC129268022 gene encoding calmodulin-alpha-like, encoding MVDQLTKEQIEEYREAFAIFDKNGDGIITTKELGEVMTSFGEFPNEGELREMVNEIDVDGNGEIDFADFLSLMARPITDVHTEQEIKEAFREFDKDGDGFISVTDFRNVMTTVADTLTEEELEEMIEEADAHGQGQINYEDFAKTIAEM